In Embleya scabrispora, the DNA window GTGCTCCAGGATGTGCGCGCTCCACCCGGCGGTGCGGGCGCAGGTGAACATCGAGGTGAACATGTGTGCCGGCACCTCGGCGAAGTCCAGCATCACCGCGGCCCAGAACTCCACGTTGGTGGCCAGGATCCGGTCCGGACGGCGAGCCTGGAGCTCCTCCAGCGCCGCCTTCTCCAGCGCCGCGGCCACCTCGTAGCGAGGCGCCCCCAACTCCTTGGCCGTGCGCCGCAGCACACGCGCACGGGGGTCCTCGGCGCGATACACCCGGTGGCCGAAGCCCATCAGGCGCTCGCCCCGGTCCAGGACGCCCTTGACGTACGCCGTGGCGTCGCCGGTGCGCTCGATCTCCTCGATCATGTGCAGCACGCGCGAGGGCGCGCCGCCGTGCAGCGGACCGGACATCGCGCCGACCGCGCCGGACAGACACGCCGCGACGTCGGCACCGGTGCCGGCGATCACGCGCGCGGTGAACGTCGAGGCGTTCATGCCGTGCTCGGCCGCCGAGGTCCAGTAGGCGTCGACCGCCTTGACGTGCTGCGGGTCCGGCTCGCCACGCCAGCGGATCATGAAGCGCTCGACGATCGTCTGCGCCTTGTCGATCTCGCTCTGCGGCACCATCGGCTTCTCCAGGCCGCGGGCCGACTGGGCGACGTACGACAGCGCCATCACGGCGGCCCGGGCGAGGTCGTCCCGCGCCTGGGCGTCGTCGATGTCGTGCAGCGGTTTCAGACCCCACACCGGGGCGAGCATGGCCAGCGCGCTCTGCACGTCCACGCGGACATCGCCGGAATGGATGGGAATCGGAAACGGCTCGGCCGGCGGCAGGCCGGGGTTGAACGCCCCGTCCACCAGCAGGCCCCACACATTGCCGAACGAGACGTGGCCGACGAGGTCCTCGATGTCCACACCTCGGTACCGGAGCGCGCCACCCTCCTTGTCGGGTTCGGCGATCTCCGTCTCGAACGCTATGACTCCTTCGAGCCCGGGTACGAACTCGGACATCAGGCGGCTCCTCATGCGATCTCGACTGACTTGTGGCCGGGTCCTTCATACCCCGCCCCGCCACACCGTGTCTTCCCCCGAACGAGGCCGGGGAGCAGGGTGCCGATCAGGCTTCGCACCTGGGATCCACCGGTGATTCGGGGAGGTGTTCCGGTCGGTCCGGGCGAGGCCGGGATGGTGCCTCGCCTGAAGGTATGGGCCGATCGAAGTCCGTTGTTCAGGATATCTCTCGATATCGAGACGACCTACTTCGGAGCACGCCTGGACGAGTGAGGTGGGGCACAAACCCGCCCGGGACGGGATTGCCGGACGTCACCCGGTCGGGGGTGGTCGTGCCGCCGGTCGGCCCCGAGTGGTACTCGTTGTCCGTGGAGTTCACCGAGCTTGCCGCGATGCGCCGGCAGTACCGAGGCGAGGGCATCGACGTCGGCGCCCTGCCCGCGACCCCCTTCCCGCTGTTCACCACCTGGCTGACCGAGGTGGCCGGGGCCGAGCTGCCCGAGCCGAACGCGATGGTGGTGGCGACCGCGACGCCGGACGGGCGGCCGAGCACCCGCACGGTCCTGCTCAAGGAGTTCGACGAGCGGGGCTTCGTCTTCTATACGAACTACGGCTCGCGCAAGGGCGTCGAACTCGGCGCCAACCCGGCGGTGAGTCTGCTCTTCCCGTGGCACGCGCTGGCCCGTCAGGTGATCGTCACCGGCTCCGCCGAACGGGTGTCCCGGGAGGCGACCGCCGAGTACTTCCGCTCCCGACCGCGCGGTTCGCGGATCGGCGCCTGGGCGAGCGAGCAGTCGCGGCCGGTCGCCGGGCGCGAGCAGTTGGAGAAGCGGTACGCGGAGGCCGAGGCCGGGTTCGCCGACATCGAGGACATCCCGGTGCCGGAGTTCTGGGGCGGCTTTCGGGTGGTGCCCGAGACGGTGGAGTTCTGGCAGGGGCGGGAGAACCGGATGCACGACCGGCTGCGCTACTTCCGCGAGGGCGGCGACGGTGGCGGCGGCGCGTCGTGGCGGGTCGAGCGACTGAGCCCGTGAGGCGGGCTCGGTGGAACACAGGGCGCGGTGAGCAAGGTCCGCTCGGCAAGGCCCGGTAAGCGGGTCCCGTGAACGGGGCCGGAAACGACAGCGACCCGCAGGTCGCTTCTCCGTCCACCTCGGTGAGGTGGGTCGAAGGCCGGGGGACGATCCCGGCGACCTGCGGGTCGGGTGTCTGCCTGGTGTTGCCGGCCGCCTGCCTGCGTCCGTCGCGGTGCACTCACGACGGGGCCTGCCGAGCCGGTAAACCGGAGTGGCGGCTAGCGGGCAGCCACCTCACGCGTCCGAATGCTATGCAACTTCAGACCACCTCCTCTCCCGTGTGCCAGTGAGATTAGATCGGCGTCGGGGCGCGTGCAACGGATTTACGAGGTGCCGGATCCCACACCGGATCCAGGAATAGATGCAGGGCACACCGGACTTGGCTGTGGGGATGCCCTGTGCCCCGAACACGGTGAAGAAGCCCTCCGGGCGCATCGCCGGATCCGTGCTCGTGGACGTGGGTCCGCTGCGCGGGTTCCCCGATTTCCGCCGCCTGTGGTTCGGCCGGATTCGGCCTGCTCGGCGGGCGATCGCGGACAGCGACTTCCGATGCTGCGACGGGCGCGACCCGAAGCCGTAGCGTGCGGTGCGAACCGTCAGACGCGCGGCGCGATCCATACCTGTTCGGCGTGGGCGGCCGGGCGGCCCTCGGCGTCGTAGAGCGTGGTGGCGGTGTGGACCTTGCGCCCGTCCCGGCCCAGGAGCCGGCCGAGCACCACGCACGGCTCGTCCGGATAGGGCAGCGCGTACACGTGCGCGGTCATCCGGCCGAGCAGGAGCGCGGTGTCGCGGTCGATCCCGGTCCAGCCGCCGGGGCAGTCCAGCGCGGCCCACACGAACTCCGGCGCCACCTGGCCCGTGTCCGGCGCGACCAGCGAGGCGTGCGGGGTCCAGACGCACGCGTTGGTGTCCGGGCGGTCGGCGAGCATCCCGGGGAACAGCCGCAGACCGTCGCCCTCGGCCCGACCCGGGCCGCACACGAAGCAGTCGGTGTACGGGTTCCACGCCGCGAAGCCCGGGAAGGACCGGCTCGCCTCGGCCGCCTCGGCGGGGGTGACCGGGTCGATCGGGGCGGGCAGCGGCAGCGCGGGGTCGACCGGGATCGCCTCCGCGATCGCCCCCGCGTCCTCCGTCAGGGTCAGCGTCCCGCTCGCCGCGTCGTGCGCGAGGGCCAGCGCACGGTCCAGCGGCACCGCGCGGCGCAGCGTCACGGCCACCCCCGAGGCGAGGCCGCCGACCGCGCGTGCGGCCAGCAGACCGGCCAGGTAGCCGCCGTTGCCCATGCCCGGCGGCCCGTTGAAGCGGCCGGGGACGACCAGCGGGGCTGGGCGGGGGTCGGCCCCCTCGGGGGAGGGGGTCTGCTCGGGGGAGTGGGACCGTGCGTTGGGATGCACTGCCGGGTTCACCTCAGATAGAAGATCCGGTCCGCGTGTTCGGCCAGCAACCGCTCGTTCCACGCGTTGCCGCCGTCGATGTTCGCGGACATGAACACCGGGGGTTCGATCCCCCGGGAGACCAGGTGGCCGATCACGCCGACCATGAGTGTCTGCATCACCGCCGAGCACACCACACCCGAGGTCGGGCCGATCCGCTGGGGCACGCCCTCCACGTCGAGCGCGGCGTCGCCGACCGCGATGGCGGTGTCCAGGACGATGTCGCAGTTGTCCAGGACCCGGGTGCCCGACGGGTGCCGCGCCGGTTCGGCCTCGCTGGCCTCGACCGAGGTCAGGCCGATCACCAGCGCGCCGCGCTCGCGCGCTTGGCGGGCCAGCTCCACCGGCAGCCCGTTGCGTCCGGACAGCGAGATCACCACGAGCGCGTCGCCCTCGCGCACCCCCGCGCCGTCCAGCACGGGACCGGCCAGCTCGGCCAGCTTCTCCACCGCGCTGCTGACGGTGATCGGACGCACGGTCAGCTCGTTGCCGGGGGCGATCAGCGGGTTGGCCAGGATCAGGCCGCCCGCGCGGTAGACCACGTCCTGCGCGGCGAGCGCGGAGTGCCCGCCGCCGAACACGAACAGCCGGCCGCCCTCCGCGAGTGCGCCGGCTACCCGGTCGGCGGCCCGGTCGATCGTGGGCAGTTCGACGTCCCGCAGCCGTTCCAGCAGCCCGATCGCCGCGTCGAGGTAGCGTGCGCCCAGCTCGACCATCCCCGGTCCTCCCGTTCGTCAGGAACTTCGTCCTCGGAGCTTCGTATACGGATCCGCCGTACGAACGCGGATCCGGCACCCTACCGCCGGATCGCCTGGTAGCGGTCGAGAGCGACGCGCCTTTCCTCGGCGTGCTCGACGATCGGATCGGGATAGCCGTCGACGCCGATCCGCCACGGCTCGTGCACCGCGCGGCCCGCGATGTGCCGCAACTCGGGCACGTAGCGGCGCACGTAGTCGCCCTCGGGATCGAACCGGCGGCCCTGCTGGATCGGGTTGAAGACGCGAAACCACGGCGACGCGTCGGTGCCGCAGCCCGCGGTCCACTGCCAGCCGTGGCTGTTGGACGCCGGATCACCGTCGACCAGGTGCCGCATGAAGTGCGCCGCGCCGCGCGTCCACTCCTGGTGCAGGTCCTTGACCAGGAACGACGCCACGACCATGCGCACCCGGTTGTGCATCCAGCCCTCGGCGAGCAGTTGCCGCATGCCCGCGTCCACGAAGGGGAATCCGGTTTTGCCCGCGCGCCACGCGTCGAAGAGCGCGTCGGCGTCCGGGCCGGTGTCGTAGGCCATGCCGGCCATGTCCCGGTTCAGGTATTCGTGCACGGTCTCGGGGTGGTGCCAGAGCACGTCGCCGTAGAACTCGCGCCAGGCCAACTCGGACCGGAACGTGGTGTCGGGGCAGTCGGCGAGCAGCGTGCGCGGGTGGATCTCGCCGAACTTCAGGTGCACCGACAACCGCGAGGTGCCGGGCAGGTCGGGCCGGTCCCGCAGCTCCCGGTAGCGGTCCAGGCCGTGCGCGCGAAATCCCCGCCAGGCGGCCAGCGCCGCCCGCTCGCCCGCCTCGGGCAGGTCCACCCCGGCCGGTTCGGGGGCGGTCGGCGGGTCGTCCGATGCGGCGTGCGCCCAGGCGAGGTCGGTCGGTCGCGGCAGCGGCTCGCGCCATCCGTGCTCGGCCCACGCGCGCTGGAAGGGGGTGAACACCCGATACGGCGTCCCGTCGGCCTTGCGCACCCGGCCCGGGGCGACCGCGTACGGCGATCCGGTGGCGCGGAACGGCACGTCCAGGGCCTCGGCCACGGCCGCGTCCCGGATCCGGCCGTAGGGACCGAAGTCCGCCGTGACGTGCACCTCGGCGGCGCCGCTCTCGCGCACCAGCGCGGGCAGCACCCGGGTCGGCTCGCCCGCGCGCACCACCAGCCGCCCGCCCGCCTCGCGCAGATCGGCGTCGAGGGCGTGCAACGAGCGGGCCAGGTGCGCCCGGCGCGCCGGCCCCGCGGCGTCCCACACCGCCGGGTCGAGCACGAACAACGGCAACACGCGGGCGGGCGCCCCGTCCCCGGTACCGGGAAAGCCGGTGCCGGCGGCGGCGTGCAGCGCGGGATGATCGGACAGCCGCAGATCGCGACGCAACCAGAGAACATGGATGCGGCGAACTCGATCGGTGGATTCCGCGGGGCCCGAGGTCTTCCGGGATGGCAATGGCATATCGGAACGTTATGACCGTACGCACCCGACAACGTGTACCCACCGGGGCTGGGCACACGTACGGATGACGCGGCACAGCGCACGGGACGGCGTGCGCCGGGACAGGCCGCGGGGGACCCGATCGGCCGGACGTCCGCATCGGCGGTCCAGGTGCGTCAGAATTGCACGGCAGGACCACCAAGAACGGAGCCGCTGGTCGTGAGTGGACTCATCGACACCACGGAGATGTACCTCCGGACGATTTTCGAGCTGGAGGAGGAGGGTGTGGTCCCGCTGCGGGCGAGGATCGCGGAGCGGCTCGAGCAGAGCGGGCCGACCGTGAGCCAGACCGTGGCACGCATGGAGCGGGACGGGTTGTTGACGGTCGAGGGCGACCGTCATCTGGAACTGACGGCCGAGGGGCGGGGAATCGCGACGCGGGTCATGCGCAAGCACCGACTCGCCGAGTGCCTGCTCGTGGACGTCATCGGATTGCCCTGGGAACAGGTGCACGCCGAGGCGTGCCGTTGGGAGCACGTGATCAGCGAGCAGGTGGAGCGCCGCCTGCTCGAACTGCTGCGCTATCCGAAGGAATCGCCCTACGGCAATCCCATCCCGGGCCTGGAGGAACTGGACCGGGAACTGCACGCCGACTCCTTCAAGGAAGGCGGCCTCGTCACGCTCCTCGAGTCGGCGGGGCCGGAAGGCAAGAACGTCGTGGTGCGACGGCTCGGCGAGCCGCTGCAGACCGACGCGCAGTTGATGTACACGCTGCGCCGGGCCGGGATTCGTCCCGGTGCGGTGGTGAGCGTGCACGAGTCGGCGGGCGGCGTGATGGCGGGCAGCGGTGGCGAGGCCGCCGAGCTGCCCCCCGAGGTCGCCTCGCACGTGTTCGTGGCGGCGCGCTAGTCGCGGCTCGCCGGCCGCGGCGCGCGTCGCTCGCGGCCGGCCGGCCGTGGTTCGCGCAAGGGCCCTCGCCACCGAGTCACCTCGGCGGCGAGGGCCCTTCGCCGTGCGTCGCGAGCGTGCGCCGGCTAGCGCGCATCGGCCATGGCCCGGCCGCAGGCGTACGCGATCGGGCTGACCAGTTCGCGGGCCTCGGGGAGCCAGCGGTTGAGCTCGGTGGGCTCGCGCGCCCACGCGGCGCTGCCGGAGGTGCCCATGCGCGACGGCGGGGCCACCACCCAGTCGCCCTCGCCCTTGGGGATCAGGTCGATCGCACCGATGCCCCAGCCGATCCGGCGCAACATCTCGCCCATCTTGTCCCGCGCGCCCGGCAGTACGAGGAACTGCAGCCGCCGGGTGGGAGTGGCGATCACCGGGCCGAGCGGCAGGCCCATCCGCTCCAGCCGGGCCAGCGCCAGACAGCCGGCCTGCTCCGGGACGTCGATCACGTCGAACCCGCGCCCGGTGGGCAGCAGGATCGCCGCGTCGGGGTGCTCGCCCCACCAGCGCCGCACCAGCGCGGGCGAACTGGCCGCCTGTACCGCCCAGTCGCGCAGGATCGGATGCGCGCCGGGGGTGGCGCACCCGGGATGGCCGCAGTCGCACCGACGCCCCGCGCTGTGCTCGACCACCGAGGCGCCGGGGACCACGTCCCAGTGCCGGTCCTGGGCGTAGCGGACTGCGGTCTCTACAAGCGTGTCGCGGGCGATCTGCCGGGCCCCCAGGGTGTCTTCCACGTGCTGCACAACTGTGGGACCACAGGATGGTTACGGCCGGGTGAGGGCGCACTCGCGGCCACCCGTACGGCGCACCGGCACCGGCACCGGGTCGCACGTCGCGCGGGCGCGCGCCGGCCGACGGAAACCGGGTGATCAGGGGCGATGGGATCATCGCCGGCCATCCGGCGCAAGGGGGGCGCATGGGTGCAGATCGGGGGGCGCAGTGAAGGGTGCCCTATCCGCTGCTCTATACGGGTCACTACGCTCCGTACGCGGATGAACCATCGTCCGACTGCCGGGCGGCAACGGCGATTCCCCGTACCACGGGGACCCGGCGGACGGGCGACGTCCGCTCGACACGCACAACGGACTCATCAGGCATCGGGCGCGCACACGACGGGACCGGGCAAGCCCCCGTCGCGCCGATCCCGCATGTCGCGAACCCGCACCAACGGTCGGGGAGGGAACACCGATGGCCGCGCGAACGCAGGCGACGAGGCAGCCCAACGAGAGGTTGACGGCACTGATCCAGGAGGCCGGCTGCTCGAATGCGGGGCTGGCCCGACGGGTCAACATGTGCGGGGCCGAACACGGCATGGACCTGCGCTACGACAAGACCTCGGTGGCGCGCTGGCTGCGCGGTCAGCAGCCGCGCGGCGCGGTGCCGAACCTGATCGCCGAGGCGATCGGGCGCAAGCTCGGCCGGCCGGTGACCGTCGAGGAGATCGGCATGGCCGACGGTCGCAGCCTGGCGACCAACGTCGGCCTGCAGTTCGCCGCGACGCCCGCGGGCACCGTCGAGGTGGTCACCGAACTGTGGCGCAGCGACGTCAACCGGCGCGACTTCCTGCTCAACTCCTCGGTTGCGGTGGCGGCCCTGGTCGCGCCCAGCCGGGACTGGCTGATCACCGAGCCGGATCCGCAGGTGGCCCGGATCGGCGGGCCGCGCGTGGGCGTCTCGGACATCGAGGCGGTGTGCGCGACCACCGACATGTTGTCCGCGCTCGACCACCGCTTCGGCGCCGGGCACATCCGCCCGGTCGTGGTGCACTACCTCGGCAGTGTGGTGACGCAGCTGCTCAACGGGACCTATTCCGACGAGACGGGACGCGCCCTCTTCGCGGCCGTGGCCCGGCTCACCGAGCTGGCCGGCTACATGGCCGTGGACACCGGCCAGCCGGGACTCGCCCAGCGCTACTACATCCAGGCGCTGCGGCTGACCCAGGCCGCGGGGGACCGGGCCTACGGGGGCTATGTGCTGGCCGCCGGGATGAGCCATCTCGCGGGCAGCCTGGGCAATCCGCGCGAGATCACCCAGCTCGCCCGCGCCGCGCAGGAGGGCGCCAAGCACGAGGCCACGCCCACCACCCAGGCGATGTTCCACGCCGCCGAGGCACGCGGGCACGCGCTGCTCGGCGACGCGCGCGCGTGCGAGGGCTCGTTGGCCCGGGCCCAGTCCGCGATGGACCTGGCGGCGCCGGACGAGGACCCGGCGTGGATAAGCCACTTCTCGCAGGCGTACCTGTCGGACGAGTTCGCGCACTGCTACCGCGACCTGGACCGGCCCCGGCAGGCGGAGGCCGCGGCCCGGGAGGCGCTGGACGGGCACGCCGACACGCGGGTGCGCCGGCGGGCGGTCGACACGCTCCTGCTGGCCACCGCGCACCTGCAGCAGAACCGGCTGGACGAGGCGTGCGCGGTCGGCGCGGAGGCGCTGGACCTGGTGGGCCGGCTGCACTCGGCGCGCGGGCTCGAATACCTCAAGGACTTCCAGCGCCGGCTGGAGCCGCATCGGGACGAACTCGTGGTCCGGGAATTCGCCGAGGCGGTGCACGCGGTCCCGGTCTGATCGCCCGACACCGCCGCCCACCTGCGGCGGGTCGGCTCACCGGGGTTGCCGAACACCCGTGCCGGGGCCCCGGTCGCGGCACGCGCCGCTGTTCGTCACTCGAACGACTGAGTTACCGTCGGGCGGACCGGGGGAGCGGCCGCCGGACGATCCGGCCGGTCGCGCGACGCCCCGGTGCGACGGCTTCGAGGCGACGAACGGGTGGGTGGCATGGGATCCGGTGCAGCGGACGGCGGCACGGGCGGACACGGTCCGAACGGCGGGCAGCCGGGGCCGTCGCCTTTCGGCCCGCTCGAACTCCCGCGCGACGAGACCGAGGTGTTGCCGAGGTTCGACGACTACGCGGATCAGGGGCCGCCGGAGCAGTACGG includes these proteins:
- a CDS encoding transcriptional regulator, whose translation is MAARTQATRQPNERLTALIQEAGCSNAGLARRVNMCGAEHGMDLRYDKTSVARWLRGQQPRGAVPNLIAEAIGRKLGRPVTVEEIGMADGRSLATNVGLQFAATPAGTVEVVTELWRSDVNRRDFLLNSSVAVAALVAPSRDWLITEPDPQVARIGGPRVGVSDIEAVCATTDMLSALDHRFGAGHIRPVVVHYLGSVVTQLLNGTYSDETGRALFAAVARLTELAGYMAVDTGQPGLAQRYYIQALRLTQAAGDRAYGGYVLAAGMSHLAGSLGNPREITQLARAAQEGAKHEATPTTQAMFHAAEARGHALLGDARACEGSLARAQSAMDLAAPDEDPAWISHFSQAYLSDEFAHCYRDLDRPRQAEAAAREALDGHADTRVRRRAVDTLLLATAHLQQNRLDEACAVGAEALDLVGRLHSARGLEYLKDFQRRLEPHRDELVVREFAEAVHAVPV
- the pdxH gene encoding pyridoxamine 5'-phosphate oxidase; translation: MRRQYRGEGIDVGALPATPFPLFTTWLTEVAGAELPEPNAMVVATATPDGRPSTRTVLLKEFDERGFVFYTNYGSRKGVELGANPAVSLLFPWHALARQVIVTGSAERVSREATAEYFRSRPRGSRIGAWASEQSRPVAGREQLEKRYAEAEAGFADIEDIPVPEFWGGFRVVPETVEFWQGRENRMHDRLRYFREGGDGGGGASWRVERLSP
- a CDS encoding bifunctional DNA primase/polymerase gives rise to the protein MQHVEDTLGARQIARDTLVETAVRYAQDRHWDVVPGASVVEHSAGRRCDCGHPGCATPGAHPILRDWAVQAASSPALVRRWWGEHPDAAILLPTGRGFDVIDVPEQAGCLALARLERMGLPLGPVIATPTRRLQFLVLPGARDKMGEMLRRIGWGIGAIDLIPKGEGDWVVAPPSRMGTSGSAAWAREPTELNRWLPEARELVSPIAYACGRAMADAR
- a CDS encoding citrate synthase 2 yields the protein MSEFVPGLEGVIAFETEIAEPDKEGGALRYRGVDIEDLVGHVSFGNVWGLLVDGAFNPGLPPAEPFPIPIHSGDVRVDVQSALAMLAPVWGLKPLHDIDDAQARDDLARAAVMALSYVAQSARGLEKPMVPQSEIDKAQTIVERFMIRWRGEPDPQHVKAVDAYWTSAAEHGMNASTFTARVIAGTGADVAACLSGAVGAMSGPLHGGAPSRVLHMIEEIERTGDATAYVKGVLDRGERLMGFGHRVYRAEDPRARVLRRTAKELGAPRYEVAAALEKAALEELQARRPDRILATNVEFWAAVMLDFAEVPAHMFTSMFTCARTAGWSAHILEHKRTSRLVRPAARYIGPGTRPITEVAGYDDTVRNLKH
- a CDS encoding sugar isomerase domain-containing protein, with protein sequence MVELGARYLDAAIGLLERLRDVELPTIDRAADRVAGALAEGGRLFVFGGGHSALAAQDVVYRAGGLILANPLIAPGNELTVRPITVSSAVEKLAELAGPVLDGAGVREGDALVVISLSGRNGLPVELARQARERGALVIGLTSVEASEAEPARHPSGTRVLDNCDIVLDTAIAVGDAALDVEGVPQRIGPTSGVVCSAVMQTLMVGVIGHLVSRGIEPPVFMSANIDGGNAWNERLLAEHADRIFYLR
- a CDS encoding metal-dependent transcriptional regulator, with amino-acid sequence MSGLIDTTEMYLRTIFELEEEGVVPLRARIAERLEQSGPTVSQTVARMERDGLLTVEGDRHLELTAEGRGIATRVMRKHRLAECLLVDVIGLPWEQVHAEACRWEHVISEQVERRLLELLRYPKESPYGNPIPGLEELDRELHADSFKEGGLVTLLESAGPEGKNVVVRRLGEPLQTDAQLMYTLRRAGIRPGAVVSVHESAGGVMAGSGGEAAELPPEVASHVFVAAR
- a CDS encoding cryptochrome/photolyase family protein, with protein sequence MRRDLRLSDHPALHAAAGTGFPGTGDGAPARVLPLFVLDPAVWDAAGPARRAHLARSLHALDADLREAGGRLVVRAGEPTRVLPALVRESGAAEVHVTADFGPYGRIRDAAVAEALDVPFRATGSPYAVAPGRVRKADGTPYRVFTPFQRAWAEHGWREPLPRPTDLAWAHAASDDPPTAPEPAGVDLPEAGERAALAAWRGFRAHGLDRYRELRDRPDLPGTSRLSVHLKFGEIHPRTLLADCPDTTFRSELAWREFYGDVLWHHPETVHEYLNRDMAGMAYDTGPDADALFDAWRAGKTGFPFVDAGMRQLLAEGWMHNRVRMVVASFLVKDLHQEWTRGAAHFMRHLVDGDPASNSHGWQWTAGCGTDASPWFRVFNPIQQGRRFDPEGDYVRRYVPELRHIAGRAVHEPWRIGVDGYPDPIVEHAEERRVALDRYQAIRR